A genome region from Erigeron canadensis isolate Cc75 chromosome 3, C_canadensis_v1, whole genome shotgun sequence includes the following:
- the LOC122594372 gene encoding hevamine-A-like, whose protein sequence is MDFRSSISKTFLSFILTLLLVRSSNAGGISIYWGQNGNEGTLADTCSTGNYEYVNIAFLTTFGGGQAPILNLAGHCDPSNNGCVKLSSDIKSCQAKGIKIILSIGGAVGNYYLTSAADARQVATYIWNNFLGGKSSTRPLGNAVLDGIDFDIESGNGQHWDDLAKYLSAYSNRGKKVYLTAAPQCPYPDAWVGKALQTGVFDYVWVQFFNNPPCQYSSGDINSIEDSWKQWTSDIPAKKIFLGLPAAPNAAGSGFIPVADLTTKVLPAIKGSAKYGGVMLWSKYYDDQSGYSSSIKSHV, encoded by the coding sequence ATGGATTTTCGGTCCAGCATCTCAAAGACATTTCTTTCCTTCATTCTTACACTGTTACTTGTGAGGAGTTCGAATGCAGGTGGAATTTCCATTTATTGGGGTCAAAATGGGAATGAAGGAACATTGGCAGATACTTGCTCCACGGGTAACTATGAGTATGTAAACATCGCTTTTCTTACCACCTTTGGTGGTGGTCAGGCTCCGATTCTCAACCTGGCTGGTCATTGTGATCCCAGTAACAATGGGTGTGTCAAGTTGAGCTCTGACATCAAATCTTGCCAAGCAAAGGGAATCAAAATCATTCTTTCAATTGGTGGTGCGGTTGGGAACTACTATTTAACTTCTGCTGCAGATGCAAGACAAGTTGCTACTTACATTTGGAACAACTTCTTGGGTGGAAAATCATCTACACGTCCACTGGGTAATGCCGTATTGGATGGTATCGACTTTGACATAGAAAGTGGAAATGGACAGCACTGGGATGACCTGGCGAAGTACCTCTCTGCATATAGCAACCGTGGAAAGAAGGTCTATCTGACTGCAGCACCCCAATGCCCATACCCAGATGCATGGGTTGGGAAAGCACTCCAAACAGGTGTTTTTGACTATGTATGGGTACAGTTTTTTAACAATCCGCCATGCCAATATAGTTCTGGAGATATCAATAGCATTGAAGATTCTTGGAAGCAATGGACTTCTGATATCCCAGCTAAAAAGATTTTCCTTGGGCTTCCAGCAGCTCCTAATGCAGCCGGAAGTGGGTTTATCCCGGTTGCTGATCTCACTACAAAGGTTCTTCCTGCAATCAAGGGTTCTGCTAAGTATGGAGGAGTGATGCTTTGGTCCAAGTACTATGATGATCAATCTGGATATAGCTCTTCCATTAAGAGTCATGTTTAG